Proteins from a genomic interval of Pseudomonas sp. RC10:
- the fabD gene encoding ACP S-malonyltransferase: MSASVAFVFPGQGSQSLGMLAELGAQYPLVLDTFKEASDALGYDLWALTQQGPEESLNQTDKTQPAILTASIALWRLWLAEGGVRPAFVAGHSLGEYSALVAAGSLSLADAVKLVERRGQLMQEAVPAGQGGMAAILGLEDADVIAACAEAAQGDVVSAVNFNSPGQVVIAGAKAAVDRAIDVCKAKGAKRALPLPVSVPSHCELMRPAAERFAESIAAIDWQAPQIPLVQNVSASVVSDLETLKTDLLQQLYKPVRWVESIQALAANGALQLVECGPGKVLAGLNKRCAEGVNTSNLNTPDAFAATRAALA; the protein is encoded by the coding sequence ATGTCTGCTTCCGTCGCATTCGTCTTTCCGGGCCAAGGCTCGCAGTCCCTCGGCATGCTCGCCGAACTGGGCGCGCAGTACCCGTTGGTGCTGGACACGTTCAAAGAAGCCTCCGACGCATTGGGCTATGACCTCTGGGCACTGACCCAACAAGGTCCGGAAGAAAGCCTCAATCAGACCGACAAAACCCAGCCTGCCATCCTGACCGCATCAATCGCCCTGTGGCGTCTGTGGCTGGCCGAAGGTGGCGTGCGTCCTGCTTTCGTCGCCGGTCACAGCCTGGGTGAATACAGCGCCCTGGTCGCTGCAGGCAGCCTGTCGTTGGCTGACGCGGTCAAGCTGGTGGAACGTCGTGGTCAGTTGATGCAGGAAGCCGTGCCTGCGGGGCAGGGCGGCATGGCGGCCATTCTCGGTCTTGAAGACGCCGACGTCATCGCTGCCTGTGCCGAAGCGGCTCAGGGGGATGTGGTCAGCGCCGTGAATTTCAACTCGCCGGGCCAGGTGGTGATCGCGGGTGCCAAGGCTGCGGTCGATCGCGCCATTGACGTGTGCAAGGCCAAGGGCGCCAAGCGCGCACTGCCGTTGCCCGTCAGCGTCCCTTCGCACTGTGAGCTGATGCGTCCAGCGGCTGAGCGTTTCGCCGAGTCGATTGCCGCCATCGACTGGCAGGCGCCGCAAATCCCTTTGGTGCAAAACGTCAGCGCCAGCGTGGTTTCGGACCTTGAAACGCTGAAAACCGATTTGCTGCAACAGTTGTACAAACCGGTTCGCTGGGTCGAGTCGATCCAGGCCCTGGCCGCCAATGGCGCGCTGCAACTGGTGGAATGCGGTCCGGGCAAAGTGCTGGCCGGTCTGAACAAGCGTTGCGCCGAGGGCGTCAACACTTCCAACCTCAATACCCCCGATGCTTTCGCCGCCACCCGTGCGGCGCTGGCCTGA
- the fabF gene encoding beta-ketoacyl-ACP synthase II: MSRRRVVVTGMGMLTPLGNDVPSTWQGILAGQSGIGLIEHTDLSAYTTRFGGSVKGFKVEDYLSPKEARRLDLFIQYGLAASFQAVRNAGIEITDANRERIGVAMGSGIGGLTNIENTSRLLHDQGPGKISPFFVPGSIINMISGFLSIHLGAQGPNYAIATACTTSTHCIGMAARNIAYDEADVMIAGGAEMAACGLGMGGFGASRALSTRNDEPTRASRPWDKGRDGFVLSDGAGALVLEELEHAKARGATIYAELIGFGMSGDAFHMTSPPEDGAGAARCITNALRDAKVRPDEVQYINAHGTSTPAGDLAEVHAIKSVFGEHAYKLAVSSTKSMTGHLLGAAGAIEAIFSVLAINGQVAPPTINLDEPGEGCDLDFVPHEPRNMPIDVVVSNSFGFGGTNGSLVFRRFAE; encoded by the coding sequence GTGTCGCGTAGACGCGTCGTGGTCACCGGTATGGGTATGCTGACGCCATTGGGTAACGATGTGCCCAGTACCTGGCAAGGCATTCTGGCTGGCCAGAGTGGCATTGGCCTTATCGAACACACGGACCTTTCGGCTTACACGACTCGCTTCGGCGGTTCGGTCAAAGGATTCAAGGTCGAGGATTACCTGTCGCCCAAAGAAGCGCGGCGTCTCGATCTCTTCATTCAATACGGTCTGGCGGCCAGCTTTCAGGCCGTGCGTAACGCGGGTATCGAAATCACCGACGCCAATCGCGAGCGTATCGGTGTGGCCATGGGCTCCGGGATCGGCGGCCTGACCAACATCGAGAACACCAGCCGTTTGCTGCACGACCAGGGGCCGGGCAAGATTTCCCCGTTCTTCGTGCCAGGCTCGATCATCAACATGATTTCCGGTTTCCTGTCGATCCACTTGGGCGCGCAGGGGCCGAACTACGCCATCGCCACGGCGTGCACCACCAGCACCCATTGCATCGGCATGGCGGCGCGCAACATTGCGTACGACGAAGCCGACGTGATGATCGCCGGCGGCGCAGAAATGGCGGCCTGCGGTCTGGGCATGGGCGGTTTTGGCGCGTCCCGCGCGCTGTCGACCCGCAACGACGAACCGACCCGTGCCAGCCGTCCATGGGACAAGGGCCGTGACGGTTTCGTGCTGTCCGACGGTGCCGGTGCGCTGGTGCTCGAAGAGCTGGAGCACGCAAAGGCGCGCGGCGCGACCATCTACGCAGAGCTAATCGGCTTCGGCATGAGCGGCGATGCGTTCCACATGACGTCGCCCCCGGAAGACGGTGCTGGTGCGGCCCGCTGCATCACCAATGCGTTGCGCGATGCCAAAGTGCGTCCGGACGAAGTGCAGTACATCAACGCCCACGGCACCTCGACCCCGGCAGGCGACCTGGCCGAAGTTCACGCGATCAAATCGGTGTTCGGTGAGCATGCCTATAAGCTGGCCGTCAGTTCGACCAAGTCCATGACGGGTCACCTGCTGGGCGCGGCCGGTGCCATCGAAGCGATCTTTAGCGTGCTGGCGATCAATGGTCAGGTGGCTCCACCGACCATCAACCTCGATGAGCCGGGCGAAGGTTGCGATCTGGACTTCGTGCCTCACGAGCCCCGCAACATGCCGATCGATGTCGTGGTGTCCAACTCCTTCGGGTTTGGCGGCACCAACGGCTCGCTGGTGTTCCGTCGGTTCGCGGAATGA
- the rpmF gene encoding 50S ribosomal protein L32 has protein sequence MAVQQNKKSRSARDMRRSHDALEASTLSVEKTTGEVHLRHHVSPEGVYRGRKVIDKGADE, from the coding sequence ATGGCTGTTCAGCAGAACAAAAAATCCCGCTCTGCACGTGACATGCGCCGTTCGCACGACGCTCTCGAGGCTAGCACCCTGTCTGTAGAAAAAACCACTGGTGAAGTTCACCTGCGTCACCACGTATCGCCAGAAGGCGTATACCGTGGCCGTAAAGTGATCGACAAGGGCGCTGACGAGTAA
- the sppA gene encoding signal peptide peptidase SppA: protein MSDEWKSPSSQERDEAGDAKSWKLLEKTLLANVQEHRRTRRWGIFFKSLTFIYLFVALAMFSPLMDFGKSASRSSSHTALIEVKGMIADTEAASADNIVGSLRAAFDDEKTKGVILRINSPGGSPVQSGYIYDEIRRLRAKKPDIKVYAVITDLGASGAYYIASAADQIYADKASLVGSIGVTAAGFGFVGTMEKLGVDRRTYTSGEHKAFLDPFQAPKPDETAFWQTVLDTTHKQFIASVKAGRGDRLKDKDHPELFSGLVWTGEQAVGLGLVDGLGSASSVARDVIGEKKLVDYTVQESPFDRFSKKLGSSVAEQIAMWAGFTGPSLR from the coding sequence ATGTCGGATGAATGGAAATCACCGTCTTCGCAAGAGCGAGACGAGGCAGGTGATGCAAAGAGCTGGAAACTGCTGGAAAAGACGCTGCTGGCGAACGTTCAAGAACATCGGCGCACTCGTCGCTGGGGGATCTTCTTCAAATCCCTGACCTTTATTTATCTGTTCGTGGCGCTCGCCATGTTCTCGCCGCTGATGGACTTCGGCAAAAGCGCGTCGCGCAGTAGCAGTCACACGGCGCTGATCGAGGTGAAGGGCATGATCGCCGACACTGAAGCCGCCAGCGCCGACAACATCGTCGGCAGCCTGCGCGCCGCGTTCGACGACGAGAAGACCAAGGGTGTGATCCTGCGCATCAACAGTCCCGGCGGTAGCCCGGTGCAGTCGGGTTACATTTACGACGAAATCCGCCGCCTGCGCGCCAAGAAGCCAGACATCAAGGTGTACGCGGTGATCACTGACCTCGGCGCCTCGGGCGCTTACTACATCGCCAGTGCGGCGGATCAGATTTACGCGGACAAGGCCAGTCTCGTGGGCTCCATCGGTGTGACGGCGGCCGGTTTCGGTTTCGTAGGCACCATGGAGAAATTGGGTGTGGACCGCCGTACGTACACGTCGGGTGAGCACAAGGCGTTCCTTGACCCGTTCCAGGCGCCGAAGCCTGATGAGACGGCGTTCTGGCAGACCGTACTGGACACGACCCACAAGCAGTTCATTGCCAGCGTGAAAGCAGGGCGAGGTGATCGGTTGAAAGACAAAGACCATCCCGAGCTGTTTTCCGGCCTGGTGTGGACTGGCGAACAAGCGGTGGGTCTTGGATTGGTCGATGGGCTGGGGAGTGCCAGCTCAGTCGCTCGTGACGTGATCGGCGAGAAAAAGCTGGTGGATTACACCGTTCAGGAATCACCGTTCGACCGCTTCTCCAAGAAGCTGGGCTCCAGCGTTGCCGAGCAGATCGCAATGTGGGCAGGCTTCACAGGCCCGTCGCTGCGCTGA
- a CDS encoding YceD family protein → MLNDPIPPHVDPRKLADRGTTLQGEVLLADLERLCDPLADNLGTVQAKFVFEKDERRAVVIHSEIDVEVKMVCQRCLELVTLPIHSECSYAVVKEGANTQSLPQGYDVLELGEDPLDLKALIEEELLLALPIVPLHDPKECQQPAGADEPEPSVDEVTRSNPFSVLAQLKRDPNV, encoded by the coding sequence ATGTTGAATGACCCGATTCCACCTCACGTTGACCCACGCAAATTAGCTGATCGTGGCACTACCCTTCAGGGCGAAGTGCTGCTGGCTGATTTGGAGAGACTCTGCGACCCGCTTGCTGACAATCTCGGTACAGTGCAGGCGAAATTCGTTTTTGAAAAAGACGAACGACGCGCCGTGGTTATCCACAGCGAAATCGACGTTGAAGTCAAAATGGTTTGCCAGCGTTGTCTTGAGCTGGTCACCTTGCCGATCCACAGCGAATGCAGTTACGCCGTGGTGAAGGAGGGTGCAAACACCCAGTCGTTGCCGCAAGGCTATGACGTGCTGGAACTCGGCGAAGATCCATTGGATCTGAAGGCCTTGATCGAGGAGGAGCTTCTGCTCGCCTTGCCCATCGTGCCTCTTCATGATCCGAAAGAATGCCAGCAGCCGGCGGGCGCCGATGAGCCCGAACCGAGCGTGGACGAGGTAACGCGGTCCAACCCGTTCAGTGTATTGGCGCAGTTAAAGCGTGACCCAAACGTTTAG
- the pabC gene encoding aminodeoxychorismate lyase, whose protein sequence is MPSWIDGVPADALSVKDRGLAYGDGLFETILVKAGQPLLFERHLERLARGGKRLAMTLDLPLIERECLAFAAQMKEGVMKLIVTRGDGLRGYAPTSGAQPRRLLQSSALPAYPAAHAEHGIRLFPCRTRLAEQPLLAGLKHLNRLEQVLARAEWNDAEHTEGLMRDTSGRVVEAVYSNLFMIKGGVLLTPDLTRCGVAGVMRAELLALAEQNNLPARALDLSLSDLQKADEVFVCNSVYGIWPVRAFEQLNWPVGPVTRKLQNLVRGLLDI, encoded by the coding sequence ATCCCGAGCTGGATCGATGGCGTGCCGGCCGACGCCCTGTCCGTCAAGGATCGGGGCCTGGCCTACGGCGACGGCCTGTTCGAGACCATTCTGGTCAAGGCGGGCCAGCCATTGCTCTTCGAACGGCATCTGGAGCGTCTTGCTCGGGGTGGCAAACGCCTGGCCATGACGCTCGATCTTCCGCTGATCGAACGCGAGTGTCTGGCGTTTGCGGCGCAGATGAAGGAAGGGGTCATGAAGCTGATCGTCACCCGTGGCGACGGTCTGCGTGGCTATGCGCCGACCTCAGGGGCCCAACCTCGGCGGCTGCTTCAATCCAGCGCGTTACCTGCCTACCCTGCGGCTCATGCAGAACACGGCATTCGGTTATTTCCCTGTCGCACGCGCCTCGCTGAGCAACCCCTGTTGGCGGGGCTCAAGCACCTCAATCGTCTGGAGCAGGTGCTGGCGCGCGCCGAGTGGAACGATGCTGAACACACCGAAGGCCTGATGCGCGATACCTCCGGCCGTGTCGTCGAGGCCGTCTACAGCAACCTGTTCATGATCAAGGGCGGCGTGCTGTTGACGCCGGACCTGACCCGCTGCGGCGTGGCCGGGGTCATGCGAGCAGAGTTGCTGGCCTTGGCGGAGCAGAACAACCTCCCTGCGCGTGCCCTGGACCTGAGCCTTTCCGACCTGCAAAAAGCCGATGAGGTGTTCGTGTGCAACAGCGTGTACGGCATCTGGCCAGTGCGCGCCTTCGAGCAACTGAACTGGCCCGTTGGCCCTGTCACCCGTAAACTGCAAAACCTTGTCCGCGGGCTTCTGGATATCTGA
- the tmk gene encoding dTMP kinase, whose translation MTGMFITLEGPEGAGKSTNREHLAERLRSHGIDVVLTREPGGTPLAERIRELLLAPSDETMDADTELLLVFAARAQHLAGVIRPALARGAVVLCDRFTDATYAYQGGGRGLSVERIAVLEAFVQGALRPDLTLVFDLPVEIGLARATARGRLDRFEQEGRAFFDAVRSTYLNRAAAAPDRYRLVNAALPLDQVQASLDELVPDLLKRLADRQHG comes from the coding sequence GTGACTGGTATGTTTATTACGCTGGAAGGCCCGGAGGGTGCTGGCAAAAGCACCAATCGGGAACACCTCGCCGAGCGCCTGCGCAGCCACGGTATCGACGTGGTGTTGACCCGTGAACCCGGCGGCACGCCGTTGGCCGAGCGTATTCGTGAATTGTTGCTGGCGCCCAGCGACGAAACCATGGACGCCGATACTGAACTGCTGCTGGTCTTCGCGGCCCGTGCGCAGCACCTGGCAGGCGTGATTCGTCCGGCGCTGGCCCGGGGCGCGGTGGTCCTGTGTGATCGTTTCACCGATGCCACCTACGCCTATCAAGGTGGCGGCCGTGGCCTGTCGGTCGAGCGCATTGCCGTGCTGGAAGCGTTCGTTCAAGGGGCGTTGCGCCCGGACCTGACGCTGGTGTTCGACCTGCCCGTGGAAATCGGTCTGGCCCGCGCCACCGCCCGTGGGCGCCTGGATCGTTTCGAGCAGGAAGGCCGTGCGTTTTTCGACGCGGTGCGCAGCACCTACCTGAACCGTGCTGCCGCAGCGCCTGACCGTTATCGTCTGGTGAACGCCGCGCTGCCGCTGGATCAGGTGCAGGCGTCTCTCGACGAACTGGTGCCGGACCTGCTCAAGCGGCTGGCGGATCGTCAGCATGGCTGA
- the mltG gene encoding endolytic transglycosylase MltG — protein sequence MIRKLFVLLETGVVLAGLLLGLAFWQQNNALQQPLNLTQERLLDVPSGASPTGVLNRLESEGILKDALWLRLYWRFNLAGQSLHSGEYRMTPGMNAKSLLGLWQKGEVVQYSLTLVEGWNFRQVRAALAKQPKLEQTLVNLSDSELMTKIGHPNVFPEGRFFPDTYRYVRGMTDVELLKQAYNRLDDVLQEEWDKRAADVPYVDPYQALIMASLVEKETGVPQERGQIAGVFVRRLQQGMLLQTDPTVIYGLGERYNGKITRAFLKEATPYNTYVVSGLPPTPISMVGREAIHAAMNPVAGNSLYFVAKGDGSHVFSADLDAHNAAVKEYQIKRRTDYRSSPAPASPPAIVPTPGVDPVPATEKPAAESAPAPLPQVPALDEKPPEQDASKVATPEPSRGEPSTAEPSSAEKPQPPEASDKADKAESRPQ from the coding sequence GTGATCCGAAAATTATTCGTCTTGCTGGAAACGGGTGTGGTTCTGGCAGGGCTGTTGTTGGGTCTGGCCTTCTGGCAGCAGAACAACGCGCTGCAACAACCGTTGAATTTGACGCAAGAGCGCCTGCTCGACGTGCCATCGGGTGCGTCGCCCACCGGCGTGCTCAACCGTCTGGAAAGCGAAGGCATTCTCAAGGACGCGCTCTGGCTGCGTCTTTACTGGCGCTTCAACCTCGCAGGCCAGTCGCTGCACAGCGGCGAATACCGCATGACACCGGGCATGAACGCCAAGTCGCTGCTGGGGCTGTGGCAGAAGGGCGAAGTGGTGCAATACAGCCTGACCTTGGTCGAGGGCTGGAATTTCCGCCAGGTACGTGCGGCATTGGCCAAGCAGCCCAAGCTTGAACAAACCCTCGTTAACCTGAGCGACAGCGAACTGATGACCAAAATCGGCCATCCGAACGTCTTCCCGGAAGGCCGGTTCTTTCCTGACACCTATCGCTACGTGCGCGGCATGACCGATGTCGAGTTGCTCAAGCAGGCGTACAACCGCCTCGACGATGTGCTGCAAGAGGAATGGGACAAGCGCGCTGCCGACGTTCCTTATGTCGACCCTTATCAGGCGTTGATCATGGCGTCGTTGGTGGAAAAAGAAACGGGCGTGCCACAGGAGCGCGGGCAGATCGCCGGGGTGTTCGTACGTCGCTTGCAACAGGGCATGTTGTTGCAGACCGATCCTACGGTGATCTACGGCCTGGGCGAACGTTACAACGGCAAGATCACGCGGGCGTTCTTGAAAGAGGCGACGCCTTACAACACCTACGTGGTCTCGGGGCTGCCGCCGACGCCTATTTCGATGGTGGGGCGTGAAGCGATCCATGCCGCGATGAACCCGGTGGCCGGCAACAGCCTGTATTTCGTTGCGAAAGGGGATGGCAGTCACGTGTTCTCGGCTGATCTCGATGCCCATAACGCGGCGGTCAAGGAATACCAGATCAAACGTCGGACGGACTATCGTTCCAGCCCGGCGCCTGCGTCGCCACCGGCTATTGTGCCAACGCCGGGCGTCGATCCTGTGCCGGCCACAGAAAAGCCTGCGGCGGAGTCGGCGCCTGCTCCCTTGCCTCAGGTGCCTGCTCTGGATGAAAAACCGCCCGAGCAGGACGCTTCAAAGGTCGCGACGCCTGAGCCGTCGAGGGGTGAGCCTTCCACGGCTGAACCGTCGAGTGCTGAAAAACCGCAGCCGCCCGAGGCCAGCGACAAGGCCGATAAAGCCGAATCGCGCCCGCAATGA
- a CDS encoding DNA polymerase III subunit delta', translating into MADAYPWQQNLWQQLAGRTQHAHAYLLHGPVGIGKRALAERLMHLLLCQRPSGLEACGQCKSCSLLAAGSHPDNYVLEPEEADKAIKVDQVRDLVSFVVQTAQMGGRKVVLIEPVESMNINAANALLKSLEEPSGDTVLLLVSHQPSRLLPTIKSRCVQQACPLPSEAMSVAWLADALPDCTDEERVELLTLAAGSPLAAVSLQAQGVREQRALVVDGVKKLLKGQQSPTQLAEGWKDVPLLLLFDWFCDWSNLILRYQLTEDETGLGLADMRKVVQYLAQKSPQGKVLAMQDWVLLQRQKVLSKANLNRVLLLEALLVQWASLTGQG; encoded by the coding sequence ATGGCTGATGCCTATCCCTGGCAACAAAACCTCTGGCAGCAACTGGCCGGACGCACTCAACACGCCCACGCCTATTTGCTGCATGGTCCAGTCGGAATCGGCAAGCGGGCGCTGGCTGAGCGCCTGATGCATCTGTTGCTGTGTCAGCGTCCCTCCGGGCTTGAAGCGTGCGGGCAGTGTAAGTCCTGTTCGCTGCTCGCGGCTGGCAGCCACCCGGACAATTACGTATTGGAGCCGGAAGAAGCGGACAAGGCGATCAAGGTCGATCAGGTGCGCGATCTGGTCAGTTTCGTGGTGCAAACCGCGCAGATGGGCGGGCGTAAGGTGGTGCTGATCGAGCCGGTCGAATCGATGAACATCAACGCCGCCAACGCGTTGCTGAAAAGCCTTGAAGAGCCGTCCGGCGACACCGTGCTGTTGCTCGTCAGTCATCAACCGAGCCGTCTGTTGCCGACGATCAAAAGCCGCTGCGTGCAACAGGCCTGTCCGTTGCCGAGCGAAGCGATGAGTGTCGCGTGGCTGGCTGATGCGTTGCCGGACTGCACCGACGAAGAACGCGTCGAACTGCTGACCCTGGCCGCAGGTTCGCCGCTGGCGGCCGTCAGTCTTCAGGCCCAAGGCGTGCGTGAACAGCGTGCACTAGTGGTCGATGGGGTCAAGAAGCTTCTTAAAGGCCAGCAATCGCCGACGCAATTGGCTGAGGGTTGGAAAGATGTCCCGCTGTTGCTACTTTTCGACTGGTTTTGCGACTGGTCGAACCTGATCCTGCGCTATCAGCTCACCGAAGACGAAACCGGGCTGGGGTTGGCCGACATGCGCAAGGTGGTGCAGTACCTGGCGCAGAAATCCCCGCAGGGCAAAGTCCTCGCGATGCAGGACTGGGTGCTGCTTCAGCGCCAGAAAGTGCTGTCGAAAGCGAACCTCAACCGTGTTTTGTTGCTCGAAGCGTTATTGGTGCAGTGGGCATCTCTGACCGGACAGGGGTAG
- a CDS encoding nucleoside triphosphate pyrophosphatase: protein MLPLLLASSSPYRRELLERLRLPFVWASPDIDESHRPLEPASELVKRLAREKAMALAAQYPDHLIIGSDQVAVLDEQILGKPHTFERALQQLSDSSGKNVSFLTGLALYNSQTGQCQVDCVPFTVHMRDLDEDRISRYLHAEQPYDCAGSFKAEGLGVSLFRSTEGPDATSLIGLPLIRLVDMLMAEGVAIP from the coding sequence ATGCTGCCTCTGCTCCTAGCCTCCAGCTCGCCTTATCGCCGGGAATTGCTCGAACGCCTGCGCCTGCCGTTCGTCTGGGCGTCCCCAGACATTGATGAAAGCCACCGCCCGCTGGAGCCGGCCTCCGAACTGGTGAAGCGCCTGGCCCGGGAAAAAGCCATGGCCTTGGCCGCACAGTATCCGGATCACCTCATCATCGGCTCCGACCAGGTGGCCGTGCTGGACGAGCAGATACTGGGCAAACCTCACACCTTCGAACGCGCCCTGCAGCAGCTCAGCGACAGCAGCGGCAAAAACGTGAGCTTTCTGACAGGCCTTGCGCTGTACAACAGCCAGACAGGCCAGTGCCAGGTCGACTGCGTGCCGTTCACCGTGCACATGCGCGATTTGGACGAAGACCGCATCAGCCGCTACCTCCACGCCGAGCAACCCTACGATTGCGCGGGCAGCTTCAAGGCCGAAGGACTGGGCGTGAGCCTGTTCCGCAGCACCGAAGGCCCCGATGCCACCAGCTTGATCGGCCTTCCTTTAATAAGGCTGGTTGACATGTTGATGGCCGAGGGTGTGGCAATCCCGTAG
- the acpP gene encoding acyl carrier protein: MSTIEERVKKIVAEQLGVKSEEVVNTASFVEDLGADSLDTVELVMALEEEFETEIPDEEAEKITTVQAAIDYVTAHQA, encoded by the coding sequence ATGAGCACCATCGAAGAGCGCGTCAAGAAAATCGTTGCTGAACAACTTGGCGTCAAATCTGAGGAAGTGGTCAACACCGCTTCTTTCGTTGAAGACCTGGGTGCCGACTCCCTTGACACCGTTGAGCTGGTCATGGCTCTGGAAGAGGAATTCGAGACCGAAATCCCTGACGAAGAAGCCGAGAAGATCACCACTGTTCAAGCTGCTATCGATTACGTCACTGCCCACCAGGCTTAA
- the plsX gene encoding phosphate acyltransferase PlsX, producing MSAPVIAIDAMGGDFGPRSIVQASIACLLATPSLHLTLVGQDSLLEELIARHSGVDRSRLLVVNASEVITMDDRPSLALRGKPDSSMRVALRLLAEDKVQACVSAGNTGALMALSRFVLKTLPGIDRPAMVAAIPTQRGYCQLLDLGANVDCSAENLYQFAVMGSVAAEALGVARPKVALLNVGTEDIKGNQQVKLASSLLQAAPGLNYIGFIEGDGLYRGEADVVVCDGFVGNILLKSSEGLATMIGERIETLFRQNVLSKAVGALAMPLLKRLKADLAPARHNGASFLGLQGIVVKSHGSAGVQGFQSAIQRALIEIQENLPERLHGRLEELL from the coding sequence TTGTCCGCTCCGGTCATCGCGATCGACGCAATGGGCGGGGACTTCGGTCCCCGCAGCATTGTTCAGGCCAGTATTGCCTGCCTGCTCGCTACCCCCTCGCTTCACCTGACCCTCGTCGGTCAAGACTCCCTTCTCGAAGAACTCATCGCCCGCCACTCTGGCGTCGATCGGTCTCGCCTGCTCGTCGTGAACGCCAGCGAAGTCATCACCATGGATGATCGCCCGTCTCTGGCGTTGCGGGGCAAGCCTGATTCTTCCATGCGTGTCGCATTGCGTCTGTTGGCCGAGGACAAGGTGCAGGCCTGCGTGAGCGCAGGCAACACCGGAGCCTTGATGGCGCTGTCGCGTTTTGTCCTCAAGACCCTGCCGGGCATCGATCGTCCCGCCATGGTCGCTGCCATTCCAACGCAGCGTGGTTACTGCCAACTGCTCGATCTGGGCGCCAACGTCGATTGCAGCGCAGAGAATCTGTATCAGTTCGCCGTGATGGGCTCGGTGGCCGCTGAAGCGTTGGGCGTGGCGCGGCCAAAGGTCGCACTCCTCAACGTCGGCACCGAAGACATCAAAGGCAATCAGCAGGTCAAGCTGGCGTCGAGCCTGTTACAGGCCGCGCCGGGCCTCAATTACATCGGTTTCATTGAGGGCGACGGCCTGTATCGCGGGGAGGCGGACGTGGTGGTCTGTGACGGGTTCGTCGGCAATATCCTGCTGAAATCCAGCGAGGGCCTGGCGACCATGATCGGTGAGCGAATTGAAACCTTGTTCCGACAGAATGTGCTGTCGAAGGCCGTGGGGGCGTTGGCGATGCCGTTGCTCAAGCGGCTCAAGGCTGATCTGGCACCGGCGCGGCACAACGGCGCCAGTTTTCTGGGCTTGCAGGGCATTGTGGTGAAGAGTCATGGCTCGGCAGGGGTTCAGGGCTTCCAGAGCGCCATTCAGCGGGCCTTGATCGAAATTCAGGAGAATTTGCCGGAGCGTCTCCATGGGCGCCTGGAAGAATTGCTGTAG
- the fabG gene encoding 3-oxoacyl-ACP reductase FabG, translating to MSQGKVALVTGASRGIGRAIALELGRNGAIVVGTATSEAGAEKITAYFKENGIEGFGLALDVGSDESVSAVLAQITERVGAPLILVNNAGITRDNLMMRMKDDEWHDVINTNLTSLYRLTKGVLRGMTKARWGRIISIGSVVGAMGNAGQVNYAAAKAGLEGFSRALAREVGSRAVTVNSVTPGFIDTDMTRELPEAQRDSLTTQIPLGRLGQAEEIAHVVAFLASEGAGYVTGATIPVNGGMYM from the coding sequence ATGAGTCAGGGTAAAGTTGCACTGGTCACCGGCGCGAGCCGTGGCATTGGCCGGGCTATCGCTCTGGAACTGGGCCGTAATGGTGCCATCGTAGTCGGTACTGCGACGTCCGAAGCCGGTGCCGAGAAAATTACCGCCTACTTCAAGGAAAACGGTATCGAAGGTTTCGGCCTGGCACTGGACGTCGGTAGCGATGAGTCGGTCAGCGCCGTTCTGGCACAGATCACCGAGCGTGTTGGCGCACCGTTGATCTTGGTCAATAACGCCGGTATCACCCGTGACAACCTGATGATGCGGATGAAAGATGACGAGTGGCATGACGTCATCAACACCAACCTGACCAGCCTGTATCGCCTGACCAAGGGCGTCCTGCGGGGTATGACCAAGGCGCGTTGGGGGCGTATCATCAGCATTGGTTCGGTTGTAGGTGCCATGGGCAACGCCGGTCAAGTAAACTACGCCGCCGCGAAAGCGGGTCTGGAAGGTTTCAGCCGCGCATTGGCGCGTGAAGTCGGTTCGCGGGCAGTGACCGTGAACTCGGTGACGCCGGGTTTCATCGATACCGACATGACCCGTGAGTTGCCGGAAGCACAACGTGATTCCCTGACGACCCAGATTCCGCTGGGTCGACTGGGGCAGGCCGAAGAGATCGCGCACGTGGTCGCTTTTCTTGCCTCGGAAGGTGCAGGCTACGTTACCGGGGCTACAATCCCCGTTAACGGCGGCATGTACATGTGA